A genome region from Sphingobium sp. CR2-8 includes the following:
- a CDS encoding dipeptidase — translation MKRLSLALLPLILSVATAQAATDPYAARVARILKATPLIDGHNDWPEALAEKAKDARWTMPLERLDPATFHTDIERLRAGGVGGQFWSVWVSADLPELQQAKDTLDQIDLAHSFARRYPKDFAFVTTAAQLRAAHKSGRVASLLGVEGGGQIDGSLAVLRSFRALGASYLTLTHARTTAWADSATDNPQHDGLTPFGEAVVHELNRLGMLVDLSHVSEATMLDALRVTKAPGIFSHSNARAICNTPRNVSDAVLKQVAANGGVVMVNYAPQYVSEARRIWGAARSGEIARYNAPPFGGLYIGDPEGAKKALADWEKANPEPVVTLAQVADHIDHIAKVAGVDHVGIGSDFDGVGSLPQGLGGVQTYPALLSELMRRGWSDKDIAKLVGENVLRVMATAEKVAAGMAGEPAGSGTVVGLDGKR, via the coding sequence ATGAAACGCCTGTCCTTGGCCTTGCTGCCGTTGATCCTGTCTGTGGCCACCGCCCAGGCCGCCACCGATCCCTATGCCGCACGGGTCGCTAGGATACTCAAGGCGACGCCGTTGATCGACGGGCATAACGACTGGCCCGAGGCACTCGCAGAGAAGGCGAAGGATGCGCGCTGGACGATGCCGCTGGAACGGCTGGACCCGGCGACCTTCCATACCGACATCGAACGGCTGCGCGCCGGGGGCGTGGGCGGGCAATTCTGGTCGGTCTGGGTGTCGGCGGACCTGCCCGAATTGCAGCAGGCGAAGGACACGCTGGACCAGATCGACCTGGCCCATAGTTTCGCGCGGCGCTACCCCAAGGATTTCGCCTTCGTGACGACGGCAGCGCAGCTGCGCGCCGCGCACAAGAGCGGACGGGTCGCGTCCTTGCTGGGCGTCGAAGGGGGCGGCCAGATCGACGGCAGCCTGGCCGTGCTGCGCAGCTTTCGCGCCTTGGGCGCATCCTATCTGACACTGACTCACGCCCGCACCACCGCCTGGGCGGACAGCGCGACCGACAATCCGCAGCATGACGGGCTGACCCCGTTCGGCGAGGCGGTGGTGCACGAGCTGAACCGGCTGGGGATGCTGGTGGACCTGAGCCATGTGAGCGAGGCGACGATGCTGGACGCGCTGCGCGTGACCAAGGCGCCGGGGATTTTTTCCCACTCCAACGCGCGGGCGATCTGCAACACGCCGCGCAACGTGTCGGACGCGGTGCTGAAACAGGTGGCGGCCAATGGCGGCGTGGTGATGGTGAACTATGCCCCGCAATATGTGTCGGAGGCGCGCCGCATCTGGGGTGCGGCCCGCAGCGGCGAAATCGCGCGCTATAATGCGCCGCCCTTCGGTGGCCTCTATATCGGCGATCCGGAAGGTGCGAAGAAGGCGCTGGCGGATTGGGAAAAGGCCAATCCCGAACCGGTGGTCACGCTGGCCCAGGTGGCGGACCATATCGACCATATCGCCAAAGTCGCTGGGGTCGATCATGTCGGGATCGGCAGCGATTTCGATGGCGTCGGGTCGCTGCCACAGGGGCTGGGCGGCGTGCAGACATACCCGGCGCTGCTGAGCGAACTGATGCGGCGGGGCTGGAGCGACAAGGATATCGCGAAGCTGGTCGGCGAGAATGTGCTGCGGGTGATGGCGACGGCGGAGAAGGTGGCGGCGGGGATGGCAGGCGAGCCAGCCGGGAGCGGGACCGTGGTTGGGCTGGATGGGAAAAGATAG
- a CDS encoding S66 peptidase family protein, translated as MRMDRRGMMTGAMLGMGAGMGGWLTTTPAAAAAPLVKPPRLRAGDTVGLIEPAGFTDDAFDLDLVKDTIVAMGLKPKAAPHLAGRYGYLAGTDADRAADVNAMFADPDVRAVFAVRGGWGCARILPRLDFAAIRRNPKLLVGFSDITALHLAFAAKAGFTTIHGPNAASSWGAYSWDAFRAVAFDAATPTFSNPQGHEDRLAQRAGRIRTFRPGVARGRLLGGNLTVLAALMGTAYLPDFTGAILFIEDISEAPYRIDRMLTQLTLGGVLGKLAGVVFGQCTDCGPGGPSYGGFTLSEVLQQHLEPLGIPAFQGGQFGHVANQYSLPLGVQAEMDASAGTIRLLEAAVA; from the coding sequence ATGCGGATGGATCGGCGCGGCATGATGACCGGCGCGATGCTCGGCATGGGGGCGGGGATGGGCGGATGGCTGACGACGACGCCTGCCGCCGCCGCTGCGCCGCTGGTCAAGCCGCCCCGGTTGCGCGCGGGTGATACGGTCGGGCTGATCGAACCGGCGGGTTTCACCGACGATGCGTTCGACCTGGACCTGGTCAAGGACACGATCGTCGCCATGGGATTGAAGCCCAAGGCCGCGCCGCATCTGGCCGGGCGCTATGGCTATCTGGCCGGGACCGACGCGGACCGGGCGGCCGACGTCAACGCCATGTTCGCCGACCCGGATGTCCGCGCGGTCTTCGCGGTGCGCGGCGGCTGGGGCTGCGCGCGCATCCTGCCCCGGCTGGACTTCGCCGCCATCCGCCGCAATCCCAAGCTGCTGGTCGGCTTTTCGGACATCACCGCGCTGCACCTGGCCTTTGCGGCGAAGGCGGGCTTCACCACCATCCATGGCCCCAATGCGGCGAGCAGCTGGGGCGCCTATAGCTGGGACGCCTTCCGCGCTGTCGCCTTCGACGCGGCCACGCCGACCTTTTCCAATCCGCAAGGGCATGAGGATCGCCTGGCGCAACGGGCCGGGCGCATCCGCACCTTCCGCCCCGGCGTAGCGCGGGGCAGGCTGCTCGGCGGCAACCTCACCGTGCTGGCGGCGCTGATGGGCACGGCCTATCTGCCCGACTTCACCGGCGCGATTCTCTTTATCGAGGATATCAGCGAAGCGCCCTACCGGATCGACCGCATGCTCACGCAGCTGACCCTGGGCGGGGTGCTGGGCAAGCTGGCGGGGGTCGTCTTCGGCCAATGCACCGACTGCGGTCCCGGCGGCCCGAGCTATGGCGGCTTCACCCTGTCGGAAGTGCTGCAACAGCATCTCGAACCGCTCGGCATCCCCGCCTTCCAGGGCGGCCAGTTCGGCCATGTCGCCAACCAATATAGCCTGCCGCTGGGCGTGCAGGCGGAAATGGACGCAAGCGCCGGGACGATTCGATTGCTGGAGGCGGCGGTGGCGTAG
- a CDS encoding cupin domain-containing protein encodes MPRIDLKTIAQSNSTGYPGDHAAIVAGRWVRRLGLVHGLSDFGVSHVVLKPGAASSHRHWHEDEDEFLVMLAGQAVLVEEGARTPMGPGDMAAFPKGEPNGHHLVNDGTDDCVFVAFGRPPTGDCHYADINLLWSGGAYRHKDGSSY; translated from the coding sequence ATGCCCCGGATCGACCTGAAAACCATCGCGCAGAGTAACAGCACCGGCTATCCCGGTGACCATGCGGCCATCGTCGCAGGACGTTGGGTGCGCCGACTCGGTCTCGTTCATGGCCTCAGCGATTTCGGCGTCAGCCATGTCGTGCTGAAACCCGGCGCGGCGTCCTCCCACCGCCACTGGCATGAGGATGAGGACGAATTTCTGGTCATGCTGGCGGGGCAGGCGGTCCTGGTCGAGGAAGGCGCTCGTACGCCGATGGGGCCGGGCGACATGGCGGCTTTTCCGAAAGGGGAGCCGAACGGCCATCATCTGGTCAATGACGGTACGGACGATTGCGTCTTCGTCGCCTTCGGACGGCCGCCGACCGGGGATTGCCATTATGCCGATATCAACCTTCTCTGGTCGGGCGGCGCATATCGCCACAAGGATGGGAGCAGCTATTGA
- the dapE gene encoding succinyl-diaminopimelate desuccinylase → MSMTSTNDVVALAQRLLACPSVTPATGEVFAVLEEMLVPRGFTVDRFVVGEAPDGPVENLLAWRTTGAGPHFAFAGHLDVVPPGAGWTSDPFVPEIRGDLLYGRGAVDMKGSIAAFVAALDALPDDISGTISLIITGDEEGPAVYGTLALMDRMKARDLRPDLCLVGEPTSSARLGDVVKIGRRGSVNMWIRVAGSQGHVAYPHLADNPIPKLVRILTLIEADVLDEGTDWFQPSNIEITDLEVGNVAHNVIPGAATARISIRFNDQHSGASLIERIKAIAATEGGTVDAKISGESFLTQPGAFSDLVSGAIRDVTGVETELSTTGGTSDARFLSRLCPVVEFGLNNATMHKLDEAVAVADLRDLTKIYALVVERALV, encoded by the coding sequence ATGAGCATGACCAGCACCAATGATGTCGTGGCCCTGGCCCAGCGCCTGCTGGCCTGCCCGTCCGTAACCCCCGCGACCGGCGAGGTGTTCGCCGTTCTGGAAGAGATGCTGGTCCCGCGCGGTTTTACCGTCGACCGGTTCGTGGTGGGCGAAGCGCCCGACGGGCCGGTGGAAAATCTGCTCGCCTGGCGCACCACCGGGGCTGGACCGCATTTCGCCTTTGCCGGGCATCTGGACGTCGTGCCGCCGGGCGCGGGCTGGACCAGCGATCCTTTCGTGCCGGAGATTCGCGGCGACCTGCTTTATGGGCGGGGCGCGGTGGATATGAAGGGTTCGATCGCCGCCTTCGTCGCGGCGCTGGACGCGCTGCCCGATGATATATCCGGCACGATCAGCCTGATCATCACGGGCGATGAGGAAGGTCCGGCGGTTTACGGCACGCTGGCGCTGATGGACCGGATGAAGGCGCGCGACCTGCGCCCGGACCTGTGCCTGGTGGGGGAACCGACATCGTCGGCGCGGCTGGGCGACGTGGTGAAGATCGGTCGGCGCGGATCGGTGAATATGTGGATTCGCGTGGCCGGATCGCAGGGCCATGTCGCCTACCCCCATCTGGCCGACAATCCGATCCCGAAGCTGGTTCGCATCCTGACGCTGATCGAGGCGGACGTGCTGGACGAAGGGACCGACTGGTTCCAGCCCAGCAATATCGAGATTACCGATCTGGAAGTCGGCAATGTCGCGCATAACGTCATCCCTGGCGCTGCGACCGCGCGGATATCGATCCGTTTCAACGACCAGCATTCAGGCGCGTCTCTGATCGAGCGGATCAAAGCGATAGCGGCAACCGAAGGCGGCACGGTGGACGCCAAGATCAGTGGCGAATCCTTCCTGACCCAGCCGGGCGCGTTCAGCGACCTGGTGAGCGGCGCGATCCGCGACGTGACCGGCGTGGAGACGGAGCTCTCGACCACCGGCGGCACGTCCGACGCGCGGTTCCTGTCGCGCCTATGCCCGGTGGTGGAGTTCGGCCTGAACAACGCGACGATGCACAAGCTCGACGAGGCGGTGGCGGTCGCAGATTTGCGGGATTTGACGAAGATCTACGCGTTGGTGGTGGAGCGGGCGCTGGTGTGA
- a CDS encoding GIY-YIG nuclease family protein: MKFTVTPAKAGVSGGGAIRWDMTRGGYTYIMTNRPRGTLYIGVTTNIVARAEQHRNGTGSGFCKKYGLTRLVLVEPHDDIRLAIAREKALKAWKREWKIRLVEEGNPDWRDMSDVIF; the protein is encoded by the coding sequence ATGAAATTCACCGTCACCCCAGCGAAGGCTGGGGTCTCAGGCGGCGGTGCGATACGGTGGGATATGACGCGAGGCGGCTACACCTACATCATGACCAACAGGCCGAGGGGCACGCTTTATATCGGCGTCACCACTAATATCGTTGCGCGCGCCGAACAACATCGAAACGGCACTGGCTCCGGCTTTTGCAAGAAGTACGGGCTAACTCGCCTTGTCCTGGTCGAGCCACATGATGACATCAGGCTCGCCATCGCCCGCGAGAAGGCACTCAAAGCCTGGAAACGCGAATGGAAAATCCGGCTGGTGGAAGAAGGCAATCCAGATTGGCGCGATATGTCAGATGTTATCTTCTGA
- a CDS encoding Smr/MutS family protein — MVRRRLTQDEEALWLALARTVRPIRPGVRRVAPEPAAVPLPPQKGLTPAPAPPVAAPPPRKPTAMLDTGWEKRIRGGTIMPDMSIDLHGHSLAAAHGQLNQAIAAALARDVRVMLVVTGKPPKTKDVTDASRRGAIRGEIGHWLETSPYADRIASVRIAHPRHGGDGALYLILRRKK, encoded by the coding sequence ATGGTCCGGCGTCGGCTGACCCAGGATGAAGAGGCGCTCTGGTTGGCGCTTGCCCGCACGGTGCGCCCGATCCGGCCCGGCGTCCGGCGTGTCGCGCCCGAGCCAGCCGCCGTCCCGCTACCGCCGCAAAAAGGGTTAACGCCCGCGCCTGCGCCACCCGTTGCTGCGCCCCCGCCGCGCAAGCCCACCGCCATGCTCGACACCGGATGGGAAAAGCGGATTCGCGGGGGCACCATCATGCCCGATATGAGCATCGATCTGCACGGCCACAGCCTGGCCGCGGCGCATGGTCAGCTCAACCAGGCGATCGCCGCCGCCCTGGCGCGCGACGTGCGCGTCATGCTGGTCGTGACCGGAAAACCCCCGAAAACGAAGGATGTGACGGATGCATCGCGACGGGGCGCGATTCGGGGCGAGATCGGCCATTGGCTCGAAACCAGCCCCTATGCCGATCGCATCGCCAGCGTCCGCATCGCCCATCCGCGCCATGGCGGCGATGGCGCGCTGTATCTGATATTGCGGCGCAAAAAATGA
- the mltA gene encoding murein transglycosylase A, which yields MIARQSGAALLAALMLSACAGGMIPPSAGGPAPTASNPRPSGDSATRPVPATPRPTLPVEMPLDPALDKSNAAALGVARGPDIASLIPSGERSRLALQAFRISCPTLMRRTDSSGLTRGSDWNNACAAASSWPEASASEFFSRYFEAVQVGDGSAFVTGYYEPEIAGSRTRQPGYDVPIYRRPTDLIDVDLGQFSDSLKGRTIRGKVQGTKFIPFDDRSQIISGSLAGRGLELAYAADPVEFFFLQVQGSGRLNLPDGGVMRIGYDGQNGRDYTGIGKLMKDRGLIQAGSMQDIMQYLRAHPVEGAAIMNENKSFVFFRELTGAGPLGALGVPVTPEATVAADPKFIPLGAPVLLSLDRAEPAGVWIAQDTGGAIKGANRFDSFWGAGARARGIAGGMSARGSALVLLPIGSAARLARP from the coding sequence ATGATCGCGCGCCAGTCGGGGGCGGCGCTGCTTGCAGCGCTGATGCTGTCTGCCTGCGCGGGCGGGATGATCCCGCCTTCGGCCGGTGGTCCCGCGCCCACTGCGAGCAATCCTCGCCCGTCCGGTGACAGTGCGACCCGTCCCGTTCCCGCCACGCCGCGCCCGACGCTGCCCGTGGAAATGCCGCTTGATCCGGCGTTGGACAAAAGCAATGCCGCTGCCCTGGGCGTCGCGCGTGGACCCGACATCGCCAGCCTGATCCCCTCGGGCGAACGCTCCCGCCTGGCGCTGCAGGCGTTCCGCATCTCCTGCCCGACGCTGATGCGCCGCACCGACAGCAGCGGCCTGACACGCGGGTCCGACTGGAACAACGCCTGCGCTGCGGCGTCCAGCTGGCCCGAGGCATCAGCGAGCGAATTTTTTTCGCGCTATTTCGAAGCGGTGCAGGTGGGGGACGGCAGCGCCTTCGTCACCGGCTATTATGAACCGGAAATCGCGGGATCGCGTACCCGGCAGCCGGGGTATGACGTACCGATCTACCGCCGCCCGACTGACCTGATCGACGTCGATCTCGGCCAGTTCAGCGACAGCCTGAAAGGCCGCACGATCCGGGGGAAGGTGCAGGGCACGAAATTCATTCCCTTCGACGACCGCAGCCAGATCATATCAGGGTCGCTCGCCGGGCGTGGTCTGGAACTGGCCTATGCCGCCGACCCGGTCGAGTTCTTCTTCCTTCAGGTGCAGGGCAGCGGGCGGCTGAACCTGCCGGACGGCGGTGTCATGCGCATCGGCTATGATGGGCAGAATGGGCGCGACTATACTGGCATCGGCAAGCTGATGAAGGATCGCGGCCTGATCCAGGCCGGGTCGATGCAGGACATCATGCAATATCTGCGCGCCCATCCCGTCGAAGGCGCGGCCATCATGAACGAGAATAAGAGCTTCGTCTTCTTCCGCGAACTGACCGGGGCCGGACCGCTTGGTGCGCTGGGCGTGCCGGTGACGCCCGAAGCGACCGTTGCCGCCGACCCGAAATTCATCCCTCTGGGCGCGCCGGTGCTGCTCTCGCTCGACCGCGCCGAACCCGCCGGTGTGTGGATCGCGCAGGATACTGGCGGCGCGATCAAGGGCGCCAATCGCTTCGACAGTTTCTGGGGCGCGGGCGCGCGGGCGCGGGGCATTGCCGGTGGCATGTCCGCGCGGGGCAGCGCGCTGGTGCTGCTGCCGATCGGTTCGGCGGCGCGCCTCGCCCGACCCTGA
- a CDS encoding Tim44/TimA family putative adaptor protein: MYVIVILAMIAGFLALRLYSVLGKRTGHEQEPALRPTDERAKVTVLQPGPVAHNGGDSVRLAEGLISPGAENGVRALIATDRNFDVPQFVDGAKSAYKMVLEAFWRGDRDQLAWLCDDDVRASFEEAIAAREAEGQVLDNRLVRIEKAQIVEASVNGRVAEVALQFEADIAAITRDRDGNVVAGSMTDAVGTKDIWTFTRDIRSADPNWKLSETDEVA, encoded by the coding sequence TTCCGTGCTCGGCAAGCGTACGGGCCATGAGCAGGAGCCTGCGCTGCGTCCGACCGACGAACGCGCCAAGGTGACGGTGCTGCAACCCGGCCCCGTCGCGCATAATGGCGGCGACAGCGTTCGTCTCGCCGAAGGGCTGATCAGCCCCGGCGCGGAAAATGGCGTTCGGGCGCTGATCGCGACCGACCGGAATTTCGACGTCCCGCAATTCGTGGATGGCGCCAAGAGTGCTTACAAGATGGTGCTGGAAGCCTTCTGGCGGGGCGACCGCGACCAACTGGCGTGGTTGTGCGACGACGATGTCCGCGCCTCGTTCGAGGAAGCGATCGCCGCGCGCGAGGCGGAAGGGCAAGTGCTCGACAACCGTCTGGTCCGTATCGAAAAGGCGCAGATCGTCGAAGCATCGGTCAACGGCCGCGTCGCCGAGGTGGCGTTGCAGTTCGAAGCTGACATCGCCGCCATTACCCGTGACAGGGACGGCAACGTCGTCGCCGGATCGATGACCGACGCGGTCGGCACGAAGGATATCTGGACCTTCACCCGCGACATCCGCAGCGCGGACCCCAACTGGAAGCTTAGCGAAACCGACGAAGTCGCATGA